A genomic segment from Gadus morhua chromosome 4, gadMor3.0, whole genome shotgun sequence encodes:
- the LOC115542683 gene encoding tripartite motif-containing protein 16-like: MNQQELADTLRGGMVSATTSGSEENFSCPICLDVFNSPVSTPCGHNFCRTCITEFWDDKDQYKCPVCNELFHTRPDIQDNTLLSEMVNQFRRSVRVKEQPCVEPEVPCDICTGTQLKAVKSCLVCFISYCQTHLEPHQRVTVLKRHELVEPMDRLEEKMCKKHNQLLELFCQTEQVCVCQLCTVTDHKSHPVVPLKEEYELKMAQLGEIESEVQQMIQERQRNIEEIKDREERCKADAASQIAPGVQALNALKDCIVDGLENLDQMVKEKLKSTEEQVSGLVKELEQEIEDIRSEVKQLSHIEDPLHFLQTLRSLNNPPDTRDWTTVEIQCPSMMMSYIDNLMGLKKTLNRSMRYTCRLTLDEYTAHEELSLSLFNRKVTRDEKFYAFRTYPQKFDSLHQVLCREGLTGRCYWEVERDGPVEIGVTYKGIPRKGNGGSLARHNQAWCLYCRDDRYTACHKGSKTRISLPPAGSTRVGVYLDRPAGTLSFYRVSPDGDDSSDTLKHIHTFQSTFTEELYPAFGMCALDSSVKLC; encoded by the exons atgaaccagcaggaactggccgacacactgAGGGGCG GAATGGTCTCTGCTACCACTTCtgggtctgaagagaacttctcatgtcccatctgtctggatgtgttcaacagcccagtctccacaccatgtggacacaacttctgcagaacctgcaTTACAGAGTTCTGGGATGACAAAGACCAGTACAAATGTCCAGTTTGCAACGAGCTCTTTCACACACGACCTGATATACAGGAcaataccctcttatcagagaTGGTCAATCAGTTTAGAAGGTctgtacgagtaaaagagcagccttgtgttgaaccagaagttccctgtgacatctgtactgggacccagctgaaggccgtgaagtcctgcctagtgtgttttatctcttactgccaaacccacctggagccacatcagagagtcacaGTTTTGAAGCGCCATgagctggtcgagcctatggaccgtctggaagagaagatgtgtaagaaacacaaccaacttctggagctcttctgccagactgaacaggtgtgtgtgtgtcagttatgCACAGTGacggaccacaagtcccatcctgttgtacctctgaaggaggaatatgaactgaagatggcccagctgggCGAGATAGAGTctgaagttcagcagatgatccaggagagacaacgAAACATTGAGGAGATCAAGGATAGAGAGGAACGCTGCAAAGCAGACGCGGCCAGTCAGATCGCCCCTGGTGTCCAGGCGCTCAATGCCCTGAAGGACTGCATTGTAGATGGCCTGGAAAACCTAGACCAGATGGTTAAAGAGAAACTAAAATCCACAGAAGAACAAGTTTCAGGCCTagtcaaagagctggagcaggaaatagaagatataaggtcagaggtgaagcagctctcacacattGAAGaccccctccacttcctccagacgtTGAGATCCCTGAATAATCCTCCAgacaccagggactggacgacggtggagATCCAATGTCCGTCAATGATGATGTCCTACATAGATAACCTGATGGGGCTGAAGAAAACGCTGAACAGAAGCATGAGAT ATACCTGTAGACTTACACTGGATGAATACACTGCCCACGAGGaactgtctttgtctctgtttaACAGAAAGGTGACAAGGGATGAAAAGTTTTATGCATTCCGTACTTACCCACAGAAATTTGACTCCTTGcaccaggtgttgtgtagagagggtctgactggccgctgttactgggaggtagagagggacgGACCGGttgagataggagtgacatacaaaGGAATCCCAAGGAAAGGAAATGGAGGGAGTCTTGCACGGCACAACCAGGCCTGGTGTCTTTATTGTCGGGATGATCGTTACACCGCCTGTCACAAAGGTAGTAAGACACGCatatctctcccccctgctggctccaccagagtaggagtgtatctggaccggcctgctggcactctgtccttctacagagtgtccccagatgGGGACGattcctcagacacactgaaacacatccacaccttccagtccaCATTCACAGAGGAACTCTATCCTGCGTTTGGAATGTGTGCGCTTGATTCCTCAGTGAAGCTGTGTTAG